Genomic window (Helianthus annuus cultivar XRQ/B chromosome 3, HanXRQr2.0-SUNRISE, whole genome shotgun sequence):
CCGAAACCTGAGAAGACAGGAGACATGTACATGCCTTGGATGCGTTGTGATGCGATGATAAAAGGATGGCTAACAAATGCCATGGAGAAGGAGATACGAGGTAGCGTCAAATACGCGAACACCGCTGCAGAAATATGGAAAGATTTGCAAGAAAGGTTCGAGAAAGAAAGCGCTCCACGTGCTTACGAATTGAAACAGTCTCTTACAATCACTCGTCAGGAAGGCAGCTCTGTTTCCGCGTATTACACAAAACTCCGGGGTCTTTGGGTTGAAATACAGACCGTCCTACCTACACCATGTTGCACTTGTGGTAATTGTTCATGTGAAATCGAGAAACGACTGTCAGAATTTAAAGAAAAGGAATGTTTACATGAGTTTCTCATGGGTTTAGATGCTGAATTCTCAACCATAAGGACACAACTTTTGTCGATGAAACCAAACCCAAAGCTGGGAGAAGTATACCGGATGGCCTCGGAAGACGAACAACAGAGAAGCATTACGGCTGGAAAGAGGGTTCAAACCGAGAGTGCAGTTTTTCAAGCAAATTACCGTTGAGGGTCCGAAACGCAACAAAAGAAGAAAGAAGTCAAACGATCCGGAAATAATGAAGATAGTTACTGTACCTTTTGCAAACGTGAAGGGCACAAACGAGAAGGCTGTTTTAAGCTCGTGGGATATCCGGAATGGTGGCCCGgaaagaagaatgaaaagacaaaatCAAAGGCGGCTTGCGTTGACAACAATCCGAAAGATATCAAGACCGTGGCGGGCTTAACTGATGAGCAATACGAGACCCTTTTGAAGCACTTTAGTGAAGCAGGAGACAAAGGCGCAGGTGAAAATATTCGTAAAGCTAACATGGCGGGTAAGGTTAATGCATCATCAACCAAATCTGACGATTGGATTGTGATTCTGGATCAACCGATTATGTTGTTTATGAAAAGAATCATCttgaaaatattgttaaaaataatcAAGAATCACCGGTTATGATTCCAAATGGATATAGTGTACCGGTTCAGGCGAAAGGAGAATGCAAGCTTATTGGAGGAGCAAAAATTAAAGACGTCTTACATATTCCAAATTTTAATTTCAATTTGCTTTCGGTTAGCCGATTGACTAAAGATTTGCAATGTTCAGAGACGTTTTTTCCAAACTTTTGTGTTATGCAGGGCTTACACTCGAGGAGGTTGATTGGAACGGGTAGTTGCGTTAATGGTCTTTATCGGATGGGCATGGCGACTGGAGGAAGAAGGGCTATGGTTTTGAAAACAGATGAAAGAATTTGGCATTCAAGATTAGGACACGCTTCCAACTCTAAGTTATGTCATATCAATTTTTTAGAAGATATTTCTTTAAAGGACGTATTGTGTGATTCTTGTGTTAAGGCAAAACTTACTCATTCTCCGTTTCCTAAGAGTTCAATTAAAACTAGAGATTGTTTTGAGTTAATCCACTGTGATATTTGGGGTAAATATAGAAGGTCTACTATTTCACACGAAAACTATTTTTTAACCATTGTGGATGATTTTAGTCGAGCATTGTGGATATTTCTTATTAAACACAAAAGCGAAGCTAGTGATCATTTGATGTTTTTTcaaaaaatggttaaaactaaATTCGGAAAATTGATTAAACGAATTAGGTGTGATAATGGTGGGGAATTTACTTCTAATAGAATGATGAGTTTTTATACTCAAGAAGGAATCTTATTGGAGACGACGTACCCGCACACACCCcaacaaattggggtggtggAGCGTAAGCACCGTCACATCCTTGAAACAGCTCGCGCCTTAATGTTTCAAGGAAGTcttccaaaaagattttgggtAGAATGCATACAAGCAGCTACATATATTATTAATCGCCTTCCTTCAAAGGTAATTAATAATAAGACACCTTATGAGATTGTTTTCGGTCAAAAGCCGGAATATGATCACATGAGAGTCATAGGGTGTCTTGCTTATTTCTGGAGTATAGAGACAGGGGGAGATAAGTTCGAAATAAGGGGGAGACCAGGTGTGTTTATCGGGTATCCTCAAGGAACCAAGGGTTACAGGATATTTGATGTTGAGCATGGAAAAATAATAACGTCTAGAGACGtcaaatttttgaaaatatatttcctttttccaAGTTAAAATCAAATAAAAGGAATGAGATTTTGTTTGAAGTCCCTAATGAATGGGAAGAAACTGTGATGACATCAGGAGAGAATCAAGAAGTTGATGATCAATATAAAAGGGGTACAAATGACTGTGTGAACGAAGGATCGACTGAGAATGGGAAAGAAACAGAAGTTGGCTCCGGATCTGAAGGTATGGGTTCGAAACCAATTAATGACGGGCCTGATTTTAGGCCTGATTTTGAACCGTTGGGTGATGCAACAATTAATGAGGCTGATAAACATATACAGTCTATGGTTTCATTGGAACAAGAATTAGGGGAAGCTAATGTGCAAAGGCAAGCAAGGGTTAAAACTCAACCAAAGTACCTACAAGATTTTAATGTGAAGTTGCCGCCATCCATCGACCACGCAAATCCCGTTTCCGAGCGTTTCTCCTCGACGGTACACCCTCTTGCTAACTATGTTTCTTACGAAAAATTTTCTGCTTCTCATAAAGTTTATTTAGCGGCCATTACTTCTAACAATGAGCCGAGAAATTTTCAAGAAGCTATGCAGGATGAAAAGTGGCGAGATGCTATGAAACGAGAAATCAAGGCCCTTGAAGATAATGAGACTTGGACGCTTGTTCCACTTCCAGAAGGAAAGCATGCTATTGATTCTAAATGGGTTTACAAAATAAAGTACAAACCAAATGGTGAAGTTGAACGGTATAAAGCACGTCTTGTAGCACGGGGATTCACTCAAATAGAAGGTGTAGATTATCATGACACCTTTGCTCCAGTTGCAAAGCTTGTTACGGTCCGAACATTATTGACAATAGCCATGAAGAATACCTGGTCAATTCACCAGTTGGATGTGAATAATgcatttttgcatggcgatctcAAGGAGGAGGTGTATATGAAAGTTCCACAAGGGTTTTCTTTGCAAGAAGAAAAACGAGTTTGTAGACTTAAAAAATCGCTTTATGGTTTAAAGCAAGCTTCAAGGACTTGGTATCAACGGTTTACTACAGCTTTACTCATTCTTGGTTAAAAAACAATCTCGAGCCGATCATTCTTTGTTCACGTTTGCTAAGGATGATTCTTTTGTTGCCATCCTTATCTACGTGGATGACGTTATTATTGCGGGAAATAATTCTGGTAAAATCAGTGAAACAAAGGAATATCTCGACACTACCTTTAGTATCAAAGATCTTGGACCGTGAAAATATTTTTTGGGAATTGAGGTGGCTCGAACGGAGGATGGAATGGTGCTAACTCAACGGAAATATACAATGGATATTCTTGAAGACAGCGGGATGCTTGGGACTCGTCCTAGTTCGTTTCCCGTGGAGCAAAATTTCAAGATAGATCAGTGTCTTGAAAGCCCCAAAACAGACGCAAAACAATATCGTAGGTTGATGGGTCGGTTGTTGTACTTAAGGGCAACTCGGCCTGACATTGCGTATTCGGTAAATGTTCTTAGCCAATTCGTTTATGATCCACGAGTCGATCATATGGATGCAGCTAGTCGAATTTTGCGCTATTTGAAGTCTACTCCCGGTCAAGGCATTTTTATTCTAAAGCATGGTGGTTTTGATCTTGCAGCATATTGTGATGCTGATTGGTTAGGATGTCAGTTGACGAGGCGTTCCCGAACTAGTTATCTTCTCTTGTTGGGGGGAGCTCCAGTTTCATGGAAAACTAAGAAGTAGTCAGTGGTCTCAAGATCGTCGGCTGAAGCGGAGTACCGAGCGATGGCTACTACTGTAAGTGAAGTTCTTTGGATGAGATGGCTTTTAAAGGACTTTCGTGTTGTTGTCGCTAATGCTACGCCTCTTTTCTGTGATAATATTGCGGCTCGTCATATTGCAAATAATCCAGTATTTCACGAACGTACGAAGCATGTTGAAATGGACTGTTATTTTGTCCGTGAAAGAGTTGAATCTCAAGAAGTATTGCCGTTAGATATCAACACCAAACACCAAGTAGCTGATCTTTTCACCAAGCCGTTAGGGGCCCAACAGTTGAAGTTTTTACTTAGCAAGCTAGGTGCTTGTGATCTTCACACTCCAGCTTGAGGGGGAGTAAaggattttttatttatttatttatgtctATTAGTTATTTACGGTTCTTATTCGTTTCCTAGTATTCAGGGATTGTTTTCCTATTAGACTTTTCAttgtatttaagccccttttacgGTGAATAGCAAATATACTTTTGGCTGATATCAAAATTAATAAAGTCATAGCGATACTTAAACCCCGACAACTCTCTACAGTTTAACACATGCTCTCCGTATTTATCCAGACATGCTTTACGGCAGACTAGTTGAATATTAAAAAATAAGATATTTAGTTTCTTATTGGATAATGATTATATatagaacaataataatattatAGTTTGCATATTAAGACATGATATTGAAAAAAAAAGGTTTGATTCACCTTTATGAAGGAATTTTAGACACATTTAAAAAAGGTAAGCCGATATCCAGATTTCTGGTTTGAAACCAACACAAGATGCACTTTCCGATGAAATCGCATGCTCACCCATCTGCACAACACGACAAAACCACGCTAGGATTTGCTTACAATATAAACCTTCAGATTCCACACACTCTTTCTCCTATTCCATCTTAATAATTCCTTCAACACATTAATTCCCATCAGTTTCTTgaatcaagaatcacaaaaaAATGGAACCACTTTTTCATGATTCAGAAGAATCAAGTAGTGGGTGTGAATCTGGTTGGACCCTATACTTAGAACACTCGTGTAAAGATGCTTTTGTTGCACCTGAACAcgatgaagaacacgaagaacatgACGACGATGATATGTCCATGGTTTCGGATGCATCATCGGGTCCACCACATtttcaagaacatcaagaacaagatgaagatgaatacAACAATGACGATGAGGACAACATTGATGGTGGTTTTTGCGATCCTACGATGGCGTTTGGTTGTAGGAAAAGGCGAAAGATTCTTAAACAAACGAGTTTCTATAGCCATAGACACTTGCAAGATCCGCTTGCTTCTCTTGATGACACTGCTAGTTCTCCATTTTTCAGCTTTTGCAATGTAAGTGTTTCATTAATTCTACGGTTTTTGCATTCTTTGTCGATGGCATTTGTATATTCGATACGTATCCAAGATCTTGGATAGTTTTATAATGTCATTTGTGGTTTTGAATCAACAGTTGAATCGATTAATTAGTATATAATATACGATTGAAAAAGTATCTCATGATTATTGTCGATGCGGATATTGTTactttttgaaaatgtttagtgAATAGGGGTTTATCGAGTGTTGGATACTATATAACACATATGTTGAtggtttatttttatttctatatTTGCAGAAGGATCTAAAAGTGTGCACCAAAGGGAGTTTAATGGATGATGATACCAGTTTTGATTATTCACAAGGCCATTCCACAACCTATTTTGAGGTACTTTTCTATTTACAAAATAATACTTCTTTCTATAACTTAATCAAATAATGTTGTTTTTTCGTTTATCACTATTACAAATTTATATACTAGTAATCAATCgattatatttataatttatttacACACTAGGTACACGTTTAATACAAAGCTAATTTAAGTAGAAAACTAAAAGAACTATATAAAAGAAATAGGATGAGATCTAGTAGTTACATAACCGTATTCTGTATCATAATGAAAACAAGTACACGTTTAATACAAAGCTAATTCAAGTAGAAAACTAAAAGAACTATATAAAAGAAATAGGAAGAGATCTAGTAGTTACATAACCGTATTCTGTATCATAATGAAAACAAATGATTCAACTGTTTATGTTGTTTTCATAGTTTTCTacttatatatgtttttttaatattttttattcaaCGGTCATCTTACACATcaaataaattttatttttttattttggagTTTTTTTTGAACTTTCTACAATCCATGatcacatttttattgtttatCTTTTGCATTTGTGGATTGTACTTGTGAGAAAAGATGCTATCTTGAGACGTACTTTGAtggtttatttttttaagttttgtgTAAGTGGAACTAAGCCTAACAAGATGTTTACTTGACAATGGACAGATGGTTTGAAGTGGAGTCCATAACAAGCAAAGAGTA
Coding sequences:
- the LOC110931886 gene encoding uncharacterized mitochondrial protein AtMg00810-like, whose translation is MDILEDSGMLGTRPSSFPVEQNFKIDQCLESPKTDAKQYRRLMGRLLYLRATRPDIAYSVNVLSQFVYDPRVDHMDAASRILRYLKSTPGQGIFILKHGGFDLAAYCDADWLGCQLTRRSRTSYLLLLGGAPVSWKTKK
- the LOC110929449 gene encoding protein SOB FIVE-LIKE 6, whose translation is MEPLFHDSEESSSGCESGWTLYLEHSCKDAFVAPEHDEEHEEHDDDDMSMVSDASSGPPHFQEHQEQDEDEYNNDDEDNIDGGFCDPTMAFGCRKRRKILKQTSFYSHRHLQDPLASLDDTASSPFFSFCNKDLKVCTKGSLMDDDTSFDYSQGHSTTYFEMV